One part of the Thermococcus litoralis DSM 5473 genome encodes these proteins:
- a CDS encoding mRNA surveillance protein pelota, with product MKIVHQDPKEGKIKVKVETLDDLWHLYHIIEEGDVVYAKTLRKQSQRSDSLRPEKVQAIPVFLGVKVEKVNLHRFANALRITGPIVYASREEVPLGKYHTIAVEENDTITIQKEKWKKHHLERLEEAVKASQRAKVMIVVIDEGEADIAVVREYGVDIIANVTHNLGGKRYNSDRESEEKKFFHDLAKTMIEIMERENVDKAIVAGPGFAKENFYKFLSENYPDLAKKVVIEDTSVTGRTGIYEVIRRGTVDRVYHENRVAKEIQLVEKVIEEISKNGLVAYGLKEVEEAANYGAIDTLLVLDELLKGEHKEKIEEIMEFVRGTRGEIVIVSSEHEGGEKLKALGGIAALLRYKVK from the coding sequence GTGAAAATAGTTCATCAAGACCCCAAGGAGGGCAAGATCAAAGTAAAAGTTGAGACGCTCGATGATCTCTGGCACCTCTATCACATTATTGAGGAAGGCGATGTTGTTTACGCTAAAACCCTCAGAAAGCAGAGCCAGAGGAGTGATTCCCTAAGACCCGAAAAAGTCCAAGCGATACCGGTGTTTCTTGGGGTTAAGGTTGAGAAGGTGAACCTCCACAGGTTCGCAAACGCCCTAAGGATAACTGGCCCCATAGTGTATGCTTCCCGAGAAGAGGTTCCCCTAGGCAAATACCATACAATAGCAGTAGAAGAGAACGACACGATAACGATACAGAAAGAAAAATGGAAAAAGCACCATCTTGAGAGGTTAGAAGAGGCTGTCAAGGCCTCTCAAAGGGCTAAGGTTATGATAGTTGTAATTGACGAGGGGGAAGCTGACATAGCTGTGGTTAGAGAGTACGGTGTGGACATCATAGCAAACGTGACTCACAACCTTGGGGGGAAGAGGTATAACTCTGACAGGGAGAGCGAGGAGAAAAAATTCTTCCACGATCTTGCCAAAACGATGATCGAAATAATGGAAAGGGAAAATGTTGACAAGGCTATTGTGGCTGGCCCGGGATTTGCAAAGGAGAACTTCTACAAGTTCCTAAGTGAGAATTATCCCGATCTAGCCAAGAAAGTTGTTATAGAAGACACAAGCGTTACGGGAAGGACTGGCATCTATGAGGTAATCAGGAGAGGCACCGTTGATAGGGTTTATCACGAAAATAGGGTTGCAAAGGAAATCCAGCTTGTAGAAAAGGTCATTGAAGAGATCTCCAAGAACGGGCTGGTTGCCTATGGCTTGAAAGAGGTCGAAGAGGCTGCAAATTACGGGGCTATAGATACGCTTTTAGTTCTGGACGAACTGCTGAAGGGAGAACACAAGGAAAAGATAGAGGAGATAATGGAGTTCGTGAGGGGCACAAGAGGAGAAATAGTAATAGTTAGTTCGGAACACGAAGGTGGCGAAAAGCTCAAGGCCCTTGGTGGCATTGCCGCACTGCTGAGGTATAAGGTGAAATGA
- a CDS encoding 50S ribosomal protein L15e, giving the protein MGMYKYIREAWKSPKKSYVGELLKQRMIKWRREPSVVRIERPTRLDRARSLGYQAKQGYVLVRVRVRKGGRKRPRWRGGRKPSKMGQVKYSPKKSLQWIAEEKAARKFPNLEVLNSYWVGEDGMYKWFEVILVDPHHPVIKSDPKIAWIAGKAHKGRVFRGLTSAGKRSRGLLNKGKGAEKVRPSIRAHRGRGK; this is encoded by the coding sequence ATGGGAATGTACAAATACATTAGGGAAGCCTGGAAGAGCCCAAAAAAGAGCTACGTTGGAGAACTCTTGAAGCAGAGGATGATTAAGTGGAGAAGGGAGCCAAGCGTTGTTAGGATTGAGAGACCAACCAGACTTGATAGGGCTAGAAGTTTAGGCTACCAGGCGAAGCAGGGTTACGTTCTTGTTAGAGTTAGAGTGAGAAAAGGCGGAAGGAAAAGACCAAGGTGGAGGGGCGGAAGAAAGCCCTCAAAGATGGGTCAAGTTAAGTACTCACCAAAGAAGTCCCTCCAGTGGATTGCTGAGGAAAAAGCTGCAAGAAAGTTCCCCAACCTTGAGGTTCTCAACTCATACTGGGTTGGCGAGGACGGTATGTACAAGTGGTTTGAGGTTATCCTAGTTGATCCACACCACCCAGTCATCAAGTCAGATCCAAAGATAGCCTGGATTGCTGGAAAAGCCCACAAGGGTAGAGTCTTTAGAGGACTCACAAGCGCTGGAAAGAGAAGCAGAGGTCTGCTCAATAAGGGTAAGGGTGCCGAGAAAGTCAGACCAAGCATTAGGGCTCACAGAGGAAGGGGTAAGTGA
- a CDS encoding DUF4855 domain-containing protein, with product MAKFGLWYVKWDSSSGRYTSRLKTLNKSQATVEDFKERFDIAVVTTLGGFDAKNSGNGYEDGKELATFTKSIIGTGVEYYISMPYYPYDPSHENKSGRGNIDTGDYWLDWIDGVLAVNDPNLKGFYWELEYAWMFTDYQKGKNESVINPNALLDIADKIHDHGLEFIWIPSAHTYALENTDIWSTASLEAFDYIFVQSNYYMNSSDRYPYSYTEFKEWLATLKSMRSSKVHIEMEADECVLGMNGNCRNCGNQDACLKLASDYYLVQHDVLRRLDENLAYYFGVTLDVVDEVFDYYLKRMGVV from the coding sequence ATGGCAAAGTTTGGATTGTGGTATGTTAAATGGGACTCTTCCTCTGGAAGATACACCTCTAGGCTAAAGACATTGAACAAAAGTCAGGCAACAGTTGAAGACTTTAAAGAGCGATTTGATATTGCTGTTGTCACAACCCTTGGTGGATTCGATGCCAAAAACAGTGGAAATGGATATGAAGATGGGAAAGAGCTGGCAACATTCACAAAATCCATTATTGGAACAGGAGTTGAGTATTATATCTCAATGCCATACTACCCATATGATCCCTCTCATGAAAATAAGAGTGGAAGAGGTAATATTGATACCGGGGATTATTGGCTCGATTGGATTGATGGAGTGCTCGCTGTTAATGATCCAAATCTCAAAGGATTTTACTGGGAGCTGGAATATGCCTGGATGTTTACGGATTATCAAAAAGGCAAAAATGAGTCCGTAATAAACCCAAATGCACTTTTAGATATAGCAGACAAAATTCATGATCACGGGCTTGAATTCATTTGGATTCCTTCAGCTCATACATATGCTCTAGAAAATACTGATATATGGTCTACTGCATCCTTGGAAGCTTTTGACTATATATTTGTACAGTCAAATTACTATATGAATAGTTCTGATAGATATCCCTATTCTTACACTGAATTCAAGGAATGGTTAGCAACTTTAAAAAGCATGAGATCCTCAAAAGTTCACATTGAAATGGAAGCAGATGAATGTGTATTAGGCATGAATGGAAATTGCAGAAATTGTGGTAATCAAGACGCTTGTCTCAAACTCGCCAGTGATTATTATCTTGTGCAACATGATGTATTAAGAAGGCTTGATGAGAATTTAGCATACTACTTTGGTGTAACCCTTGATGTTGTGGATGAAGTGTTCGACTACTACCTCAAACGCATGGGGGTTGTCTAA
- a CDS encoding RNA-binding protein produces the protein MAKLQAHHIRVSTFAHATEDPEKVLEAMGTFFPEDIPSEDIEFEVVETEGYFGNPIKVINAEVKRSRSVKKMLEHIKELLSEEDKEYLLENLEEKVDDTGTFFIRFNKQKAYLGEAEVGEGEDVIQVKIKVKAFPMKKESVVKAIKEWLSE, from the coding sequence ATGGCAAAGCTTCAGGCTCATCATATAAGAGTGTCAACCTTTGCCCACGCAACCGAGGATCCAGAAAAGGTTCTCGAGGCTATGGGGACTTTTTTTCCAGAGGACATTCCTTCTGAGGACATAGAGTTTGAGGTAGTTGAAACCGAAGGCTACTTCGGAAATCCAATAAAGGTCATAAACGCCGAGGTAAAGAGAAGCAGAAGCGTAAAAAAGATGCTGGAGCACATTAAGGAACTTTTAAGCGAAGAGGATAAGGAATATCTTTTAGAAAATCTCGAAGAAAAGGTTGATGATACGGGAACGTTTTTCATTCGCTTCAACAAGCAGAAGGCATACCTAGGAGAAGCGGAGGTTGGTGAAGGAGAAGACGTTATCCAAGTGAAGATAAAGGTTAAAGCATTCCCAATGAAAAAGGAAAGCGTTGTGAAGGCAATCAAGGAGTGGTTGAGTGAATGA
- a CDS encoding Ribonuclease P protein component 3, which yields MKWIEMDIRSEEAYNQAKEWYDEVVFTKKIHLKNSPNFDELKSEIKGLKEKYKNVALLIITEKPSLIREIRKRIPNSLIYVQGGNLRVVRFAIENKVDAVIAPEYGRKDSGFDHVLARLAAKNNVAVGFSLAPLLKATPYERANILKFMMKNWRLVEKYKTPRFLTSSAESKWEVRFPRDLMSLGINIGMEIPQAKASLSFYPEMMLKKLKRS from the coding sequence ATGAAGTGGATTGAAATGGACATCAGGAGTGAGGAAGCTTACAATCAAGCCAAAGAATGGTACGATGAGGTAGTTTTTACAAAAAAGATTCACCTAAAAAATTCTCCAAACTTTGATGAGCTTAAAAGCGAGATTAAAGGGCTTAAAGAAAAGTACAAAAATGTTGCGCTGCTGATTATTACAGAAAAGCCTTCCCTAATAAGAGAAATAAGAAAAAGGATCCCAAATTCCCTCATCTATGTGCAGGGGGGAAATCTGAGGGTTGTTAGATTCGCGATAGAGAACAAGGTTGATGCGGTGATAGCCCCAGAATACGGGAGAAAGGATTCCGGCTTTGATCATGTCCTTGCGAGGTTAGCGGCTAAAAACAATGTTGCTGTGGGTTTTTCTCTTGCTCCTCTGTTGAAGGCAACTCCCTATGAAAGGGCAAACATATTGAAGTTTATGATGAAAAACTGGAGGCTTGTGGAGAAGTATAAAACCCCTAGATTTCTAACTTCCTCAGCTGAATCCAAATGGGAAGTACGTTTTCCAAGGGACTTAATGAGCCTTGGAATAAACATCGGAATGGAGATTCCACAGGCAAAAGCATCTCTGAGCTTTTATCCAGAAATGATGCTAAAAAAGTTGAAAAGGTCTTAA
- a CDS encoding DUF835 domain-containing protein, giving the protein MPVGDAIGMICGMVVILFDLMAFLLILRVYFKTKRKSALFISLAWLFDLFTVLHYSFLSLGYTVSVVYRLGILLNTVAALMFVGIVKWLEEEKIEIAPHYVEVFSLLGPIVVLYLVAVGTLMEAKAQDLRGFLVLSSFHGIAGLLFMWLGYLVREIKDIYGKKITYLSVVLFIFGLHLLPIPVTYALPEQAIFGSAVSAFLIVTLTVLMIRLTSSEEFLRLKTMEIHEVEIEPGVRIINQEEYKKVKEKLKDVPVLAFVRALNNIPENWTSYFVTTATKESKVEAISPMNLERMTELSYKYLKAMEEAGSRGIILIDCLEYLIMYNEFTSVIKFLNKLKDFVVSHKGTLLLVAERDAFEDQQWALLTRLLEEAKE; this is encoded by the coding sequence ATGCCTGTAGGGGATGCAATTGGCATGATATGTGGAATGGTAGTAATACTCTTTGACTTAATGGCATTCCTCTTGATTTTGCGAGTATACTTCAAGACAAAGAGAAAATCCGCTCTCTTTATCTCCCTAGCATGGCTCTTTGATTTGTTCACTGTGCTCCACTATAGCTTCCTATCACTGGGATATACAGTGAGTGTCGTATACCGGCTTGGAATTCTCCTGAACACAGTAGCTGCCCTGATGTTCGTTGGAATAGTTAAATGGCTTGAAGAAGAAAAAATAGAAATAGCTCCCCATTACGTAGAAGTGTTTTCTTTATTGGGACCAATTGTAGTTTTATATTTGGTTGCAGTTGGTACGCTAATGGAAGCAAAAGCCCAAGATCTCAGAGGTTTCCTAGTGTTAAGTAGTTTCCATGGAATAGCAGGGTTACTCTTCATGTGGCTTGGATACTTAGTCAGAGAAATAAAGGATATTTATGGAAAGAAGATAACTTATCTTTCAGTAGTCTTGTTCATATTTGGTCTTCACTTGCTTCCAATTCCCGTAACTTACGCTCTTCCTGAACAGGCAATATTTGGATCAGCAGTTTCTGCATTTCTCATAGTAACCCTAACGGTATTAATGATAAGGCTTACATCCTCTGAAGAGTTCCTCAGGCTAAAAACAATGGAAATCCACGAAGTTGAGATAGAGCCGGGTGTCAGGATAATAAACCAAGAAGAGTACAAAAAGGTAAAAGAGAAGCTGAAAGATGTGCCTGTGCTTGCGTTTGTTAGAGCTTTGAACAATATCCCCGAGAATTGGACTTCCTATTTCGTAACCACGGCCACCAAAGAAAGTAAGGTAGAGGCTATCTCGCCTATGAACTTAGAAAGAATGACAGAGCTCTCGTACAAATACCTAAAAGCAATGGAAGAAGCCGGGAGCAGAGGAATTATATTAATAGACTGTCTGGAATACTTGATCATGTACAACGAATTCACAAGCGTGATAAAGTTCCTAAACAAGCTGAAGGACTTTGTCGTTAGCCATAAGGGAACTTTACTCCTTGTTGCGGAGAGAGATGCCTTTGAAGACCAGCAGTGGGCACTGCTAACTCGCTTGCTCGAAGAAGCCAAAGAATAG
- a CDS encoding AMP-binding protein, with product MDGLIVGKRDLESLRYTAETAYKTTEFWKEKFSNVDVEELTPEMLLSKIDSIFITPHDLYDIEKVWPTYIKNMEVFHVLSRTSGTTGKPKRIPYTIDDIKRGSRQLEAWASELMENAVVASFFPQLPSSSGFFVLGAFRYLGTKLRYVQIPIQYIQAEDLLIHELREIKPTSLFALTTSAYKLGFVLPDDIKADIQSLVIGGEPLTKELAKGILENFPNAVIVDLLGMSEDGLVGYRIVTKDRIDVPFKFPESLLVLKKTEDEYEEYYHVYVTKIMKETELTGLPIFNYKNWDLARVVNGKVMNILRSNDVISLGGAKLHIDQVMDIVHRYPFLVDFVIIYHPLSPGNPKPKAIIKVGYVGEKPSGIEDEIKSLIYEANNPVRYEVEEAKSSELVVEAVPAEKVREGLSQKPGKTKRIFIVGKDL from the coding sequence ATGGATGGCTTAATTGTTGGAAAAAGGGATTTGGAAAGTCTAAGATACACCGCCGAAACAGCGTACAAAACTACAGAATTCTGGAAGGAGAAGTTTTCAAACGTAGATGTGGAGGAGCTAACTCCAGAAATGTTGTTATCAAAGATTGACAGTATTTTCATAACCCCCCATGATTTGTATGATATAGAGAAGGTATGGCCAACGTACATAAAGAATATGGAAGTTTTTCATGTACTATCAAGAACAAGTGGAACTACTGGAAAACCAAAAAGAATTCCCTATACCATAGATGATATAAAGAGAGGAAGCAGACAGCTAGAAGCTTGGGCTAGCGAACTTATGGAAAATGCTGTAGTAGCATCATTTTTCCCACAATTGCCGTCGTCATCTGGATTTTTTGTCCTTGGAGCGTTTAGATATCTAGGAACAAAACTCAGATATGTTCAAATCCCTATCCAGTATATACAAGCAGAAGACCTACTAATACATGAACTTCGAGAAATTAAACCAACATCTCTCTTCGCATTAACAACTAGTGCATACAAGCTTGGTTTTGTTCTTCCAGATGACATTAAGGCAGACATACAGTCCCTGGTCATAGGAGGAGAACCCCTTACAAAGGAACTCGCCAAAGGAATTTTGGAAAACTTTCCAAATGCTGTTATTGTAGATCTTCTAGGAATGTCAGAAGATGGACTTGTTGGCTACAGGATAGTCACAAAAGACAGGATAGATGTACCATTTAAGTTCCCCGAATCATTACTTGTATTAAAGAAAACGGAGGACGAATACGAAGAGTATTATCACGTTTACGTTACCAAGATTATGAAGGAAACAGAACTTACAGGACTCCCCATTTTCAACTACAAAAACTGGGATTTGGCAAGAGTAGTCAATGGTAAGGTCATGAACATACTGAGGTCAAATGATGTTATAAGCCTTGGAGGGGCAAAACTCCACATAGATCAGGTTATGGACATCGTTCACAGATATCCCTTCTTGGTGGACTTCGTGATAATCTACCACCCTCTCTCGCCGGGTAATCCAAAACCAAAAGCCATAATAAAAGTCGGATACGTGGGAGAAAAGCCATCCGGCATAGAAGACGAAATAAAGAGTCTAATATACGAAGCCAACAACCCAGTTAGATACGAGGTTGAAGAGGCTAAATCCTCTGAGCTTGTCGTAGAGGCAGTTCCAGCGGAGAAGGTAAGAGAAGGCTTATCCCAAAAACCAGGGAAGACAAAGAGAATCTTCATCGTTGGAAAAGACCTCTAA
- a CDS encoding HD domain-containing protein, with protein sequence MKPKIIHDPIHGSMKISGLILDLIKTPEFQRLRNIKQLGLAYLVYPGANHSRFEHSLGTYNIAKRLAMELGLSEEEKTLLETAALLHDIGHGPFSHTFEQIYEHYVREYDHMHLGQNIILGKIDIIDGEIEERQFIPEILDFYGYKPKEVADLILGKYGKRYLGQALHGDVDVDQLDYLIRDAHYTGVAHGIIDLERLLKVLRIHNNELVVDEKGVEAVEGMMVARALMYSRVYFHHTVKIAEGMLTRALEFALEDGYLWEFWKMTDCRVLVELEDLEGYPREIVKRIKYRDLFKAALLLGADELTAEEKRELLAVYRDIKKRQELERKLADAVGAKEGEVIIEFSTADLMLTEPRLKSTEIGVVMHTGEIKPLTKVTPLANALKRRQTPRWAVMVASPSKYVDKIRDVWRKVFFS encoded by the coding sequence ATGAAGCCAAAGATAATCCACGACCCCATTCATGGAAGTATGAAGATAAGCGGGCTCATTTTAGACCTCATAAAAACTCCGGAATTTCAGAGGCTTAGGAATATAAAGCAACTTGGCCTTGCATATCTCGTCTACCCCGGTGCAAATCACTCCCGCTTTGAGCATTCCCTAGGAACATACAACATTGCAAAAAGGCTTGCCATGGAACTGGGACTTAGCGAAGAGGAAAAAACCCTCCTAGAGACAGCAGCTTTGCTTCACGACATCGGCCACGGTCCGTTTTCGCATACCTTCGAGCAGATATACGAGCACTACGTTAGGGAATACGACCATATGCATCTCGGCCAAAACATCATCCTTGGAAAGATCGACATAATAGATGGGGAGATAGAAGAAAGGCAGTTCATACCTGAGATACTTGACTTTTACGGATACAAGCCAAAAGAAGTTGCCGACCTTATTCTGGGCAAATATGGAAAAAGATACCTCGGACAGGCACTACATGGAGATGTGGATGTAGACCAGCTGGATTACCTTATTAGGGATGCACACTACACCGGAGTAGCCCATGGGATAATCGACCTTGAGAGGCTTCTGAAGGTTCTAAGAATTCACAACAATGAGCTTGTTGTTGACGAGAAGGGGGTTGAGGCAGTTGAGGGCATGATGGTAGCTAGAGCACTGATGTACTCAAGGGTTTACTTCCACCACACGGTAAAGATAGCGGAGGGAATGCTGACTAGGGCTTTGGAGTTTGCCCTTGAAGACGGCTACCTCTGGGAGTTCTGGAAGATGACAGACTGCAGAGTTCTCGTGGAGCTCGAGGATTTGGAAGGATATCCAAGGGAAATCGTCAAGCGCATCAAGTACCGCGACTTGTTTAAGGCGGCATTGCTATTAGGGGCCGATGAACTTACCGCCGAGGAAAAAAGAGAATTGTTGGCAGTTTATAGAGACATAAAGAAGCGCCAAGAGCTCGAAAGGAAACTAGCAGATGCCGTGGGAGCGAAGGAAGGAGAGGTAATTATAGAATTCTCAACGGCTGACCTAATGCTTACCGAGCCGAGATTGAAGTCAACGGAAATTGGAGTAGTAATGCACACCGGAGAAATAAAGCCCTTAACAAAAGTTACCCCACTCGCAAACGCCCTCAAGAGAAGGCAAACACCCAGATGGGCAGTAATGGTTGCCTCGCCATCAAAATATGTCGACAAGATTAGAGACGTGTGGAGAAAAGTTTTCTTCAGCTGA
- a CDS encoding transcriptional regulator — protein MEKERLLRIVESIFRGTGFKVARMEFKGSCFDLAASRLFLLLFVKVLQNIDSLTEEQAEDLKRLAKFFEASPLIVGLRSKNEELEEGVVYERHGIYALNPQTLYDVLVENELPAIFAERGGFYVRVNGEYLRELRERHGYSIGELAELLGVSRKSLQNYERGEQAMSLEVALRLEELFDAPIAKPIDVLNAKVEAKMEVEPETELEKEIFKRLEDFGMGVVKIKKAPFDAISKEEGVKILTGISEKKTSSTVRRAQMVNEVSKIIQSDGLFILEKTKTEVVGEIPLIPKEKLNEIRDADELIEMIEELKKEIKRKIFS, from the coding sequence ATGGAAAAAGAGAGATTGTTGCGAATTGTTGAAAGCATATTCAGGGGAACTGGATTTAAGGTAGCGAGAATGGAGTTTAAAGGTTCGTGCTTTGACCTAGCTGCGAGTAGGCTCTTTTTGTTGCTCTTTGTGAAAGTTCTTCAAAACATCGACTCCCTTACAGAGGAGCAGGCGGAAGATTTAAAACGTTTAGCCAAGTTCTTTGAGGCTTCTCCGCTTATTGTGGGGTTAAGATCTAAAAACGAGGAGCTTGAAGAGGGCGTAGTTTACGAGAGACATGGAATTTACGCTCTAAACCCCCAAACGCTGTATGATGTTCTTGTGGAAAACGAACTACCCGCAATCTTTGCCGAGAGAGGAGGCTTTTACGTGAGGGTCAACGGAGAATACCTGCGAGAGCTTAGGGAAAGACACGGTTACAGTATTGGGGAACTTGCTGAGCTTCTAGGGGTTTCAAGAAAGAGCCTCCAAAACTATGAGAGGGGAGAGCAGGCCATGAGCCTTGAGGTTGCCCTGAGGCTTGAAGAGCTATTTGACGCCCCAATTGCAAAGCCCATTGATGTCCTCAACGCCAAAGTTGAGGCCAAGATGGAAGTTGAACCGGAGACAGAACTTGAAAAGGAAATTTTCAAACGCTTAGAGGATTTTGGAATGGGTGTTGTTAAAATCAAAAAAGCTCCGTTTGATGCTATCTCAAAGGAAGAGGGGGTGAAGATTTTAACGGGCATAAGCGAGAAAAAGACATCATCAACTGTGAGGAGAGCTCAGATGGTAAATGAAGTCAGCAAAATTATCCAGAGCGACGGGCTGTTCATCCTCGAAAAGACTAAAACCGAGGTTGTGGGAGAGATTCCCCTCATTCCAAAGGAGAAACTCAACGAGATTAGGGATGCCGACGAGCTTATTGAGATGATTGAAGAACTCAAGAAGGAGATAAAGAGAAAGATATTCAGCTGA
- the tiaS gene encoding tRNA(Ile2) 2-agmatinylcytidine synthetase TiaS produces MKLHIGIDDTDSPDGMCTTYLGALLYREISRVAEPLDLPKLIRLNPNVPYKTRGNGAVAMSFEVEDEDIPEIKELVLDMVEELSDFNHENTNPGVVFLEGEIPKELEEFTYKAIWEHVTIEDAEKVAKEVNAEIHKFKLGRGIIGALAAVGHPLENFTYELLAYRKREFWGKERRVNRESVFEADRLTYPFTYDNVDPFKGSVLITPHGKDPVLVGIRGIDKNRVLCAFENLIIEEPVEFFQIYKTNQNTDEHLRFRKIGELKPLESAVVRGRVSREYWEKGRHVFFELSDETGTIRVAAFEPTKGFRRYVRMLIEGDEIIAAGGVKEFEDVLTLNLEKFYPIRLAEKIVYEKPKCPKCGGTMKSKGDYLKCKKCGHKMQKVLIPKRLPRQLEKKIYEVPPDARKHLSRPLVLPLGEEKILEAAERN; encoded by the coding sequence ATGAAGCTCCACATAGGCATTGACGACACGGATTCACCGGATGGGATGTGCACCACTTATCTAGGTGCCCTGCTGTATAGAGAGATCTCCAGGGTAGCGGAGCCTTTAGACCTTCCAAAGCTCATCCGTCTAAACCCAAACGTACCGTACAAGACAAGGGGAAACGGAGCTGTGGCAATGAGTTTCGAAGTGGAAGATGAGGACATTCCAGAGATAAAAGAGCTTGTTCTGGATATGGTTGAGGAGTTATCGGACTTTAATCATGAGAACACAAACCCCGGAGTTGTATTTCTGGAGGGAGAAATTCCCAAAGAACTGGAAGAGTTTACGTATAAGGCTATATGGGAGCACGTTACCATTGAGGATGCTGAAAAAGTTGCGAAAGAAGTAAATGCAGAAATCCACAAGTTCAAGCTTGGCAGGGGCATAATAGGAGCCCTAGCTGCAGTTGGTCATCCATTGGAAAACTTCACCTATGAACTCTTGGCATATAGGAAAAGAGAATTTTGGGGAAAAGAAAGGAGGGTCAACAGAGAGAGTGTGTTTGAAGCTGACAGATTAACCTATCCCTTCACATATGATAACGTCGACCCCTTCAAGGGGAGCGTTCTAATAACACCCCACGGAAAAGACCCTGTTCTGGTTGGCATTAGGGGAATAGATAAAAATAGGGTCTTGTGTGCATTTGAAAACCTCATCATCGAAGAGCCCGTGGAGTTTTTCCAGATTTATAAAACAAATCAGAACACGGATGAGCATTTGAGGTTTAGAAAGATCGGCGAATTAAAGCCCTTAGAAAGTGCCGTTGTAAGAGGGAGAGTTAGTAGAGAATACTGGGAGAAAGGAAGGCACGTGTTTTTTGAGCTGAGTGATGAAACCGGCACAATCAGGGTTGCAGCTTTTGAGCCCACTAAGGGATTTAGAAGATACGTTAGAATGCTAATTGAAGGCGACGAGATCATTGCAGCCGGAGGAGTGAAGGAGTTTGAGGATGTTCTGACTCTCAACTTAGAAAAATTCTACCCGATAAGGCTTGCCGAAAAAATAGTTTATGAAAAGCCAAAATGCCCAAAGTGCGGGGGGACGATGAAAAGCAAAGGGGACTATCTGAAATGCAAGAAGTGTGGGCATAAAATGCAAAAAGTCTTGATTCCAAAAAGACTGCCCCGCCAGCTTGAGAAAAAAATTTATGAAGTTCCGCCAGATGCTAGGAAACACCTCTCCAGACCGCTCGTCCTTCCACTTGGAGAGGAAAAAATTTTGGAAGCAGCTGAGAGGAACTAA